A stretch of Triticum aestivum cultivar Chinese Spring chromosome 1D, IWGSC CS RefSeq v2.1, whole genome shotgun sequence DNA encodes these proteins:
- the LOC123165181 gene encoding BTB/POZ and MATH domain-containing protein 1-like: MKPVRKVNRFIAVPPSNLHQHLGDLLISIDGADVTFRVGGESFLAHRSVLAAWSSVFRAELFGPMKESGNSLIEISDMESHVFKSLLHFIYTDSLPVPETTDVGETGRDVAMAGHLLVAADRYNIERLKLICEEKLCNLIDSDVVATSLALAEQHGLHRIKEACFEFLASPSNLEA; the protein is encoded by the coding sequence ATGAAGCCTGTACGTAAAGTTAATCGGTTTATTGCGGTTCCTCCAAGTAACTTGCACCAGCATCTCGGTGACCTCCTCATCAGCATTGATGGAGCTGATGTGACCTTTCGGGTTGGCGGGGAAAGCTTCTTGGCCCATAGGTCCGTGCTCGCTGCTTGGTCATCAGTATTCAGAGCGGAGCTCTTTGGCCCCATGAAGGAGAGTGGGAACAGTCTGATTGAAATTAGCGATATGGAAAGTCACGTGTTCAAGTCTTTGCTCCACTTCATTTACACGGACTCACTGCCTGTTCCTGAGACAACTGATGTGGGTGAAACAGGAAGAGACGTGGCGATGGCTGGTCATCTACTTGTTGCGGCAGACAGGTACAATATTGAGAGGCTCAAGCTGATATGCGAAGAGAAGTTGTGCAACCTCATTGACTCTGACGTCGTGGCGACTAGTTTGGCTCTAGCTGAGCAGCACGGCTTGCATAGAATCAAGGAGGCCTGTTTTGAGTTCCTCGCTTCGCCTTCCAATTTGGAGGCGTGA